A region of the Littorina saxatilis isolate snail1 linkage group LG12, US_GU_Lsax_2.0, whole genome shotgun sequence genome:
CAACCAGGATGTGGTATGTAATCATTAAatattatgttgtgtgtgttacagttaaATTATTCTCAGGTTTAGATTTGCTTATTGACTTCTGAAAACCGgtcaatccaagatggcggaatgtatagtgtgcacgtgcgtgtgtaACTTTGTACTTGAACGGTATGAATTTGTGAGTTTGTTTTGGGGAATGGTTTGGTATGTTGTTGAATGAATATGTTTTGGTTGAAAGGGGAGTGGTGGACAGTTTTGTTTATAGAATGAATTTGGTATTATTCGTTGGACTTCATACTTAGCAGAATTAAATGTATAAGTCCGTTGGTATGTGTGTTCGAGATGCATGAGAGTGAGAGTAGAGAATTATGTCCATTTAATCCTGCACTTGGTTGTTAAGTTATAAGGACGGGTGGGCGATGTTACTGTTACCGTGAACTAAGTCTTGCGTTCACCATTCCAGGTTGTTGGTTTTCACCATGCTGAGGTCTTGACCTACTACTGAGATGTCTGCCTGCTCCACTTTCGACGACGGCACTCCTCGCCTGGCAAGGACTTGACGTCACTGATGACTCCTGTCGCTTCGCACCACGGCCTCGTTGACTCCGGTTCATGAACGATTTCGGATACGCAAGCACGGTAACATTAGCCTTAGCCCGTCCTAACAGCTAAACGTGCAGGAGCTATAACGTCATAATGAACTGAGCGAAAGTGAGAGGTATGAAAGTTTCTAAATAattattctttgttgttataGGCTTTAACGCTGGttgatctttgttgttgttgtggatattgccgaaagaaagatttgtatagttagatagtgttgtgcgtgtatttatgttatgtataattgattgtttgtaagaaacgtccttaatctactgttcgtgtcaacttgtgttttgtggtcggaagagcaagattgttttgagtcgtggatgacagactgcgtgcgtgttttgtgcatgtgtgcgtgacaaatgggggctcgtccgggatCTTTATTATTACATCGTCACCTATGATTTTgctctgttcgtctgtttgtttgtaccGTCTTGTCAGGTTTGATTTTTGAgtcgtggatgacagactgcgtgcgtgttttgtgcatgtgtgcgtgacaaATGGGGGCTcgatgttactgttactgtGAACTTAGTCTTGCGTTCACCATTCCAGGTTGTTGTATTTCACCATGCGGAGGCTACTCTGAACTGGCCTACTACTGAGGAGATGTCTGCCGCTCCACTTTCGACGACGGCACTGCTCGCCTGGCAAGGACTCGACGTCACCGATGACTCCTGTCGCTTCGCACCACGGCCTCGTTGACTCCGGTTCATGAACGATTTCGGATACGCAAGCACGGTAACATTAGCCTTAGCCCGTCCTAACAGCTAAACGTGCAGGAGCTATAACGTCATAATGAACTGAGCGAAAGTGAGAGGTATGAAAGTTTCTAAATAattattctttgttgttataGGCTTTAACGCTGGttgatctttgttgttgttgtggatattgccgaaagaaagatttgtatagttagatagtgttgtgcgtgtatttatgttatgtataattgattgtttgtaagaaacgtccttaatctactgttcgtgtcaacttgtgttttgtggtcggaagagcaagattgttttgagtcgtggatgacagactgcgtgcgtgttttgtgcatgtgtgcgtgaaaGCCGCGAAGAAAGAGGAGACCTATGCTGGAATTCGAGACCTCATACTGATGGAACACCTGATGGACCATGTATCTGGAGACCTCGCGGATTTCATCCGGCagcgcgaaccggcgaacgtcACTGAGGCCGCCGAACTAGCTGAGAGGTTTGCTGCATCAAAAAGAGCCAGGAAAAACCCAGTTACTGCGACTGGTCGAGTCGAGAAGAACACGAAGGACATTGAAAACCCTGAGGAAGACTCTGCCCCAGTTGGTCCCGTCCACCCCAACGGCCCTTTTCCCAAGGGAAGTTGCTACGGTTGCGGTAAAAAGGGACACATCCGTAGGAATTGCCCGCATTCAGCATCGTCCTTCAACGTGAGGACCGTCACCAACGTGAGAACAGTTGTAACGATGCCAGGAACCACTGCTGCCACATCAGAGTTACCTACCCTTTGTGACCCATGTAGCCAACTGTCGTATACTCCTTTATGCACGGTCAGTATCAATGGATCACAAGTATCTGCTCTTCGTGACACAGGCGCCGACGGACTGGTTATTGACTCCTCGCTGGTAAAAGACTGTAACCTCAAGCAGGGAAGTCAAACTATTCGTTTCGCAGCAGGGAACGTTCAGAAGACTTGTCCTACTACGATCGTACATTTAGAGTCCCCATTCTTCTCAGGGAACGTTGTCGCTATTGTGGCTGACCAGCTAACATACCCCGTACTCATCGGAAACCGGATCGTTCAGCCTGGAGGAGAAACCCTTGAAGTTCCTGTGTACCGGGCGAAAGCTCAACCTGTCAAGATAGCCGCCATTACTCAAGTCCAAAATACGCGAGAAAAAGAACCTCCTAAAACACTACGGATGAAGGACTCTGGTCTAGGTGTTACCAGAGAGAAGTTGATCCAGCTACAGACGCTTGACCCAACTCTGTCTAGGGTGCGGGAGCTGGCAAAAGGGAGGAACCCTACACCATCTGGGAAGAAAGGAAAGGTGAAATTCCTTTGGAAGCAGGGCGTCCTACATCGCTTTTTCATAACCACGGAGAAGACCTTCAGTCAGGTGGTGGTGCCCGAGACTCTTCGTTCGGGTATTTTGAGACGATACCACAATGTTACTAAGACTGGTCATCTTGAGACAAAGAAAACTAAGAATAGACTCTGGCATTCGTTCTACTGGCCAGGGATGGAGGGCGACATCAGGCGTTATGTTCATTCCTGTGATGTTGGCCGTCGAGCTTTACCCAAAGGAGGATTACCCAAAGCTCACCTTGGAAAGTTGCCCCTCATAGATGAACCTTTCCGGAGAATCGCTGTCGACCGTGTTGGCACATTGacagtctcagagagagagaatcgctACAGACTGATCACCAGTCCCTTCAACCTCTACAGAAGACATAGATGACGAACGGAAGTTTGATGCGCTGGGCCCTGTTGCTTCAGACATTCACGTTCCGCATCAGAGCAATCCGGGGATGCGACAACGTCGGAGCAGACTATTACAGCCGCATTGTGTGGATTTTTTGTGACGAACCGTAGTTCGGTTTGAGTAGGGGGGTTTGTCACAAGCGGCTTTAATATTAGCATACTTTTATGCTGTGGTGTTAAAGGTATTGTATTGGAGCGCCTGTGTTCCTCTATTTCGCCTGTCATAGGTAGACGCTGGTTAACTGCAGGTGTCTCGTGGAGCTCGTGCTCAGGTATTTcacgtgtgttttgcttgtattttgtaaggtgaactcagagctaaattcgagctcgtagatactcctttttattcattcgttctttGCCTTTAGCCGAGGGAAGATAGCTTGCGTTCCAAGCGAATCCGTTCTTCGTTGAACGTAGGGTCTGTTTGCGTAGAGCAGATGCCGGAAACCTGTTATCAACGGCAGGGGATATGTATGGCTACTTCAATACAACCAGGATGTGGTATGTAATCATTAAatattatgttgtgtgtgttacagttaaATTATTCTCAGGTTTAGATTTGCTTATTGACTTCTGAAAACCGgtcaatccaagatggcggaatgtatagtgtgcacgtgcgtgtgtaACTTTGTACTTGAACGGTATGAATTTGTGAGTTTGTTTTGGGGAATGGTTTGGTATGTTGTTGAATGAATATGTTTTGGTTGAAAGGGGAGTGGTGGACAGTTTTGTTTATAGAATGAATTTGGTATTATTCGTTGGACTTCATACTTAGCAGAATTAAATGTATAAGTCCGTTGGTATGTGTGTTCGAGATGCATGAGAGTGAGAGTAGAGAATTATGTCCATTTAATCCTGCACTTGGTTGTTAAGTTATAAGGACGGGTGGGCGATGTTACTGTTACCGTGAACTAAGTCTTGCGTTCACCATTCCAGGTTGTTGGTTTTCACCATGCTGAGGTCTTGACCTACTACTGAGATGTCTGCCTGCTCCACTTTCGACGACGGCACTCCTCGCCTGGCAAGGACTTGACGTCACTGATGACTCCTGTCGCTTCGCACCACGGCCTCGTTGACTCCGGTTCATGAACGATTTCGGATACGCAAGCACGGTAACATTAGCCTTAGCCCGTCCTAACAGCTAAACGTGCAGGAGCTATAACGTCATAATGAACTGAGCGAAAGTGAGAGGTATGAAAGTTTCTAAATAattattctttgttgttataGGCTTTAACGCTGGttgatctttgttgttgttgtggatattgccgaaagaaagatttgtatagttagatagtgttgtgcgtgtatttatgttatgtataattgattgtttgtaagaaacgtccttaatctactgttcgtgtcaacttgtgttttgtggtcggaagagcaagattgttttgagtcgtggatgacagactgcgtgcgtgttttgtgcatgtgtgcgtgacatactatggtacattgaattgtactatggtGTACCATAGTTTACTGTAGTactagtactatagtaaactatagtacaaaaagtactatagtacaatacATTAgtgtgtactatagtacattgtggtacatgtactatagtaaactatagtacagttaaatgtactatagtattttggtcacttttttgcaaaaatgtactatagtttactatagtatactatagtaaactatagtttactagagtacatgtactatagtttactagagTAAAATGTAGTACAGCGTGGTATTTTGGTCCTAgtacatttgtactatagtacttgtactatagtttactatagtacagcgTGGTACTTTTGGCATGgtacatttgtactatagtacttttactatagtttactatagtacagtgTGGTACTTTTGTTGCTGTAgattttgtactatagtacttttactgtagtttactatagtatactgcaGTACTTTCTTGAAAAAGTACCATAGCCTTAAAAATTACACTGGATGTAAATGTGGCCccaatttttgctgaatcaattgtgttgtgtgaattgaatgtgtgtgtgcacgatcAGGCCACTCGCTGCTGTCAATCTGTCACATTTGGTAGGAAAGTAAAGGTTCATCAcatgttttaaattttattttcatttttcggTAGAGCATTAATAGTCAAACTTATGTAAGAACATTTTAAAGTATCCACTAACATGTAAAAGACAAttaaataataatttaaaaaaaggtgACCTTGCACAGTGAGTAACCAAGCTGTAGATTTTTGGTAAATGTCCCAATGCAGAAACagttttaatgcaattttttATAACCCTGTTAACCAGAACAAGTAACAATAAAATGCACAAAATAGATTTATTATAGCACTCTTCTTTGTGGGAATTCACCTTTAGCACAACACATAATATTTTCCCAAAATTATCTCCCCTACAGCCAAGTTAAATTTCTATGATTAGCTTTGAAAGTGACCATGCCTACATCATTACATGAAAACTCTGAACAATCAAAGGAGACAATGATTGTCCCTATTATTGACCAGAACTCTACCCCAATCTGAACTTGAATAATGCAAACTATCAAGCTGACTTGATGTCATCTaaccctgtatgtgtgtgaccttacacagataaagttattgagttactttctttctttatttggtgtttaacgttgttttccaccattcaaggttatatcgcgacggggaaaggggggagatgggatacagccacttgtcaattgtttcttgttcacaaaaagcactaatcaaaaatttgctccaggggattgcaacgtagtacaatatattaccttactgagagaatgcaagtttccagtacaaaggacttaacatttcttacatactgcttgactaaaatctttacaaaaattgactatattctatacaagaaacacttaacaagggtaaaaggataaacagaatccgttagtcgcctcttacgacatgctggggagcatcgggtaaattcttccccctaactcgCGGGGGGTTATTGAGTTACAACGATCTTGCTTCaaacacattcaaaataataccatttctcttgttattaatattattttCTGTGAACTTAAAAGTTTATGAGGGTCAATTTGACATGGGTCACATCTAGAGGTCATCCAACTTCAATAGCCTGTAAATTTTTAGTATCAAAAATCTagctttcaaaacatttcagaaaaataAGAACACATGCTTTCGCAACGCATCCttgatatttgtcaaaaatgtgGCTTTGAAAAAATGACAAATGTGGTCATGTTTGAAATTGATCAAACCATAGCAGTATGTTAACTTTGTAAAGTCTACCTTGAAAACCatccaagaaaacaacaatgttcaATTCTGTCTACCCATtgtaagtcagcctaattatACTCCCCATCAGTGACATTCTCCTGACCTGGTGAGTCAAAACTCACTAAATGTCCAATGGAGAGTTTTCAGCAGGCAACCAGAAAGTATATAGTGTGGCGTTATGTCCCTTTTTTCCAAACAGGGTTATAATTATATGTGGCAATAATCACATgaaatgttctctgtcctccacatctgtttgatttgtgattGGTGTCCAGATTATTTGCTACAGGCATCTGATTAAGTTTATTGTAGCTGCTGTCCGGTTCCCTTAGCCAGTGATATCTGCTTTCCTGTTCTGTAACTTGTATTCATGTTTGCCGATGGCACCCGCTGAATAGTTTTGGTTGTTCTCCAATGGCATCTAGCTAGCTGCTTTGACGTCTTTAAGTGGTGTCAAGGTCCTTCACCATGCAGTCATCTGCTGGAAGTGAACAGGAGGCTCTCTTGCTTATGACATCCACACCAGAGCATGGAATGAAACCTGCAATGACACAGCAGTATGACTATGAGAAAGCATGCAGACTGAAGCAAAGAGGACCAAACTTTAAGAGAATGATAATGAAAACTAACTTAAAGTGCCGTGGCTTTTAGTGCATATATAtatctaacttttaaaacttgtgtctgtctgtgtgtgtattatgatgACTAAAGGCTCCGAAACAGCTGCACCAACTGAGGCggtagtggtggtgggggtTTGAAACGTGCtggtgcgtgtatgtttgtgcttgcgtgtgtgcaggcatgaatgtctttgtcagtatatctgtgtgtgtgtgtgtgtgtgtgtgtgtgtgtgtgtgtgtgtgtgtgtgtgtgtgtgtgtgtgtgtgtgtgtgtgtgtgtgtgtgtgtgcgtgtgacaatttatgaatacaattAATGTATATACATCTGTACACACCCAAGAAGATAAGGcgctcagcaggtctgcactcaTGTTGATCCATTATGTCGGAAACAGGCAGAATTGGATCCTCCACCCGACAGTCACTGCTGCAGTGCTGCTCTCAGCTATAAGCAAGAGAAAGCAGTTTGAGTGTTTCATCGCATATAATTCCAGTGTTTGCATTCTCCATAGCGATTAGCTGAAACTATTTAGCTAAATATATTATCAGTGGAATACCAAAGGGGTGGCATATGTCATCCAAAATATAAGGCAATTTAAAGTGTGATTGACGGGACAGAAGCGTTTCAATGATACAAATAGAGAACACTACATAGCCTACTGTTGTGTTACTGGGTTTACACAAGTAAAAGTGAatatttgttcttcttcttcttcgttcatgggcttagactcccacgttcactcatgtggatttttacgtgtatggccattcaggcagcatacgccaattttgggggaggcatgctgggtattttcgtgtttctataacccaccgaactcccacatggtttacaggatcttttccgtgcgcacttggtcttgtgcttgcgtgtacacatgaagggggtttagtcactagcaggtctgcacataagttgacctgggagatcggaaaaaatctccactcttaacccaccatgcggcagcgaccgggattggaactcacgacctcccgattatgaggcccacgtcttaccaccacgccactgcgcccgtcgtgaatatttcaatatttgaaaagcaataagtgtaaatctggtgccacacagcaagccatgaagtATTCTGTTTTAAATTCCTACGTACCGGAGTGATAACCCATGTAGTAACTAAACCATACACCCACATGTGGGAATATCATTGAGGTCATGGCaagctagtctggcagggaccttatattccactgctcatgattacAAAGTCACAGATGCAAAGTCATTCTCGGAACACTTTTGGGCTTGCCATTTTTTCACGAGTGTtttgagaatgaagtttgtctcggagattttgcataagcagtggaaaatgacATCCCTGTCAGACATGTTGTTTGAaccaacctcatttacatgCCTGTGAAGAGATGGTTCATTTATCACATCATGACACATGGGTGGTATCTCTCAGGTAGGCAAAACAATATATCTAAATGCACCAATTTACCTCAAGcactcagcaggtctgcacatatgttGATCCATTAGGTCAAAAAACCACCAGAACTTGATATGTTGTCCAAAAGTcacagatacagtggaaccccccaaggatcctgaaaaaataattaaaaattgTGACAAACCCTGGCTCTCACTGTAATATAGTCTAGGGGGTTATACTACTGGCAGACTGTGATCGCCGTTATTTTAGGTTCTTGTTGATCTGTTATGAGTCGGGTTAAACTTatatgtgtgtttaggtgtacgTGTAAAGGAAAGTGAGAATGATAGTAGA
Encoded here:
- the LOC138982983 gene encoding uncharacterized protein, translated to MEHLMDHVSGDLADFIRQREPANVTEAAELAERFAASKRARKNPVTATGRVEKNTKDIENPEEDSAPVGPVHPNGPFPKGSCYGCGKKGHIRRNCPHSASSFNVRTVTNVRTVVTMPGTTAATSELPTLCDPCSQLSYTPLCTVSINGSQVSALRDTGADGLVIDSSLVKDCNLKQGSQTIRFAAGNVQKTCPTTIVHLESPFFSGNVVAIVADQLTYPVLIGNRIVQPGGETLEVPVYRAKAQPVKIAAITQVQNTREKEPPKTLRMKDSGLGVTREKLIQLQTLDPTLSRVRELAKGRNPTPSGKKGKVKFLWKQGVLHRFFITTEKTFSQVVVPETLRSGILRRYHNVTKTGHLETKKTKNRLWHSFYWPGMEGDIRRYVHSCDVGRRALPKGGLPKAHLGKLPLIDEPFRRIAVDRVGTLTVSERENRYRLITSPFNLYRRHR